The Danio aesculapii chromosome 22, fDanAes4.1, whole genome shotgun sequence genomic sequence tatttaaatgcatgcatgtgtgtatttatttatatatatgaaaacataaCTATACACAGTacgtatattatgtcaaaacatttattttagatgtGAATAATCATGATTAATGTTTAGCCAGCACTATTTATCTGTTTAGTTTTTATATAGAACTATATCTACATAAAAGACACTCTTCTTGTGTTGTTGTTTCTCAAGTGACCCTGTAGCCTTCAGGGTCAAAGGTTACGTTTAGTCGTGGCTTAGTTCAACCACAATTTCTACACTTGCCCATCAATCACTTCTATTCTCGAGCCATTTAGCATTCATCTGAGAAATTGATTGTGACTTTGGCAGAAGTAAATGGCCTAGTTAGACTGCTGATGGATTCTGTTTGTCTGTGCGTCTCAGACGGTGGTGATTATGGTCTGGATGAGCGGGACATGGAAGCATCTGTCGCTACGGTTCAGTCTCTTTGTGAACAGGTTGAGGCTGACCTGATTCTGCTGAGAGAGAGGATGGAGACTGCGGGACGTGTGCGGGATTATCTCATCCGGCGCCGTGTGGGAGAGGCCGACTTCCTGGAAGTCAGGTTAGAAGAGGGCTTGATGtgaaattatatgaaataaatgttgGGAAAGAACAAACATTGTGGTCAGTGTTGCGTGTAACTAGTTAAAAGTAACTAGAAAATGTAACTAAATTACTTTTGCAttgaaaaagtaaagtaagggattacttttcgaTTTTAGATAAGTTAATTAGAGCTGCTTAGAATGTACTTGTCTAAAAaagggttttcaaacttttaggaccccccccccccccatccattttatttgtttatattttactggaacgcattaactctacaggtgcctgatagttagctgtggagctaacgtcatcataatttacttgaGTGCACGCCTCAATATCTCGCGCCCCCCTGGTGGGGctcgccccacagtttgaaaacccctggtctaAAATACTGTTGACGAATGTATCGATGAATGTACAAATGTATTTTCCAGAAAATTATTCTATTTTTCCACTTAAAAAGGTCAATTTAAATACTTGAGAAACAATGAATTGAgttggaaattagtttaacaaaataTAAGGTATACAGTCAGAATGTTTGCTATTAATTTAGGATTTTGTTATTCAGATATTTTGGATAACCAAATAAATTTTGTCCGATAATTGCAGATGCTTAAGAATACAGTGGTCACTCGCTTCAACACGCTTCACCTTTCGTGGCCTTGCAGTTTCGCAGATTttatttgtgcaatttgacatcctttttttttttctccacagtgTATTGTGTActacagtacagaatgtgttcagcttgcgAAATTTACATAAATATTCGATCCTAGCAGTGTGACttaagtgctgtactgtatgttcgCAAGTTTTCAAcccaacaaaccccataatgtTGACGAAATGTTCTGCACCCTCAAAGGCgcctgcggtagcacccaaagGGCAGAGaaagatgctaaccatcacacAAAATTTGGaattctggacatgctaaagtaaagtaaaagttacATGACTGTAGGGCGCAATAAATTAATCTTCGGTTCGTTACATtcagttttacagccttaaaacatctaataattgaaaaaagtaaagctgactacttcacaAATTTTGCCTATTGTGGGTTATTATTTCTCACACAATTAACGAAGGACCACTGTACAGGGTTTATGGTATTTATGTGTAATTATTTTGaatctattttttttgttttgatacatataattgtatatttatatataagagGTCTGGTTTGACTAATATTTAAGAAATGTAAAGAATTTAGATTCTATTGTCTATGCATTGAGATTCATTTGGATTTTAAGTAGTATTGagtgaaataattaaattattattgagtaactaagttactttttaaggtaatgtaattacaaagtaCAATATTAATGATGTGATAagtaattaataacttttttggaGTAACTTACCCAACAATTATTACGATAatgtgtttttctgtgatatacgtTGCTGTATGATGCAGGAATTTTCCCCAGATGGCTTTATTACATTAGCATATTACAGCTATTACTTATTAGATATTAAAGTTAACTTGTGGTTTAAGTTTTCTACATGTTGCTTATATGTTGCACTTGAAAGTGAAAGTTAAAACTGAGTGAGAGGTCATTTGCCTTTGTGCTTCAAAAATGTTGCACTTGGAATTTTAATGTGATATTAGTATCACAAAAATGCCTAGAGCCAAAGCTTTTTTGAGTTTACTGTGTTCTGTTCCTCCATATTATCTTCTCTTAGTCTTCCCAATAGAAAATAAAACCCAGAAAATATGGTATTTATGTGACTAAATCTCAGTCTGCATGATTTGACAATTGCACTTAGCCAAATAACCAAAGCCATTATTGATTTAACCTCCatatatcatgcagctctaattaGAATGCATTCTCCCTTCAGAGTGGCGGTTGTAGGAAATGTGGATGCCGGTAAAAGCACACTTCTGGGTGTCCTAACTCACGGTGAACTTGACAATGGTCGCGGATTTGCCCGCCAGAAGCTCTTCCGCCACAAACACGAGATGGAGAGCGGCCGGACCAGCAGCGTCGGGAATGACATCCTGGGATTCGACCAGGAAGGGCAGGTGGTCAACAAACCGGACAGTCACGGGGGAAGCCTGGACTGGACCAAAATCTGTGAGAGGTCATCGAAGGTCATTACATTTATTGACCTGGCAGGACATGAGAAGTATCTGAAGACCACAGTATTCGGGATGACAGGCCACTTGCCGGATTTCTGCATGCTAATGGTGAGAGGCAGTAGGTGTGCCTCAAGTGTATGTACTGGGTGTTTTGAAGTTTTatgaactgtttttttatttatcgtGAAGGTGGGAAGTAATGCCGGGATCGTTGGCATGACTAAAGAGCACCTCGGTCTTGCTCTGGCCCTCAACGTTCCTGTTTTTGTAGTCGTAACTAAGATAGACATGTGTCCTGCTAACATCTTACAAGGTAATGCTAATCTTTGCCTTAGTCTCAGCTATTTTCCAGTTTAGAGTTTTGATAGTCGTATTTGGTTTGCACATTACTCATTTGTGTGTTGCAGAGACACTAAAGTTATTACAGAGGTTACTGAAGTCTCCGGGATGCCGAAAAATTCCTGTTTTGGTGCAAAACAAAGATGATGTCATCGTTACAGCCTCAAACTTCAGCTCAGAGAGGTAACTACCACATTTTCAGATAGAATGAGCAAAAATCCCATAAATTTACATTAGCAACTATATATTTCATGAATATAATCACATGTAGAGTAGCACAAAAATccatttattgttaaataaaactaaattgcaGCATAAACGagataaacttttttttcaataattactAAATAATGATTTTTGTGTATAGGATGTGTCCGATTTTCCAGATCTCGAATGTGACTGGTGAAAACATGGACCTGCTAAAGATGTTCCTAAACCTGCTGTCGCCCAGAACATCATATAAAGATGACGAGCCGCCGGAGTTTCAGATTGATGACACGTATTCAGTACCGGTAAACAAAAAAACTGTCATTATagtctttttcatttaaaatgacataaaaattaaatttttttttatttgagaaaaaaataaatgaataaaaatttggcAATGGTCCAAAATAGACTTTTTGGTAAAATAGATGACAATAGTTCAAATAGCAATTTTTCAAAACTGGTACAAAAATGGCTGTTTCGCACATAAAATGGCAGACAATTATACAAAAATAGCAATTTGCCATCAGAGATTCAGATTGATGACACATTTAGTACCAGTAAACAAAACAATGTCAATGCCCTATTCCTCAAATGAAAATGGGGTAGAAAAATTTGCccaaaaaattggggaaaaaacagtctaaaaatgatctaaaaaatacttttttgtaaAATGGATAATTGTAGTAAAAAATAGAAGATTTTTCGAAAATGGTACaaaaatggctatttttcatATAAAATGGCCAACAACTGTACAAAAGTAGCTATTTGTTGCCAGAGTTTCAGAGTATCCTTCTTCAATGGGgtacaaaaatttaaattaaaaggtaaaaaaggtaaacaaaattttaaatagttttttatccAGCAGAGGTCCAAAAAAAGGCATTTTCTTCAACGGATGACAATGCTACAAAAATAGCAGTTTAAAAAAAGGGacaaaatttgatttatttatttattttatttttttttttaaatagctgagggttgtaaaaaaaatttgttcaCATAAATGGCCAATtgcacaaaaacatattttttggggAAAAAGAGCAACTATtgtccagaatttttttttcttgttgtcaTTGTTGTTTTTGGCAAATAGATGACAGTGAACACAAATGGTACAAAATTAGCTATTTAAAAAGAAGATGCTAAAAAACGTATAcaaatttggcaaaaaaaaaaaaagtctacaaAACTCCGTATTTCTTATGGAGAATGAGAAACTAGTACCAAATATTCCTTTTCTCATAAAATCAATGACAAAATCGGTGTTTTAAGAAAAGTAAGTAAAGATGTACTTTTGGCCACATAATCTTGTTTTTCTCTCTTACTTTATTTCTGTTTTCGTCTGCTCCTCAGGGTGTCGGTACGGTAGTTTCAGGAACAACTTTACGTGGATTAATTCGCCTGAATGACACGTTGCTCCTCGGTCCAGACCCTCTGGGTGTCTTCCTCCCCATCGCTGTGAAATCCATCCACCGCAAGCGAATGCCAGTAAAAGAGGTCCGTGGCGGGCAGACAGCCTCCTTCTCCCTAAAGAAGATCAAGCGCTCATCCATCAGGAAGGGAATGGTGATGGTGTCACCCCGACTCAACCCACAGGCATGCTGGGAGTTTGAGGCTGAAATTCTGGTTCTGCATCATCCGACGACCATTTCACCGAGATACCAGGCTATGGGTGAGTGGAGGAGACAAATGAGAAATATTACATTGGGTTTTTTATTCGATGTGATATTAAATTGCTTGATTGATTTACATATTgcgttaaaattatttaaaatagaggtttaaaataaataatgacttaTGATATTAAATATACTGGATTAAACTTTTGAAAATAACTTTTGAAATACTTACACATCAAATTACTGATACTTAACAGTATTTAAAACattccattttaaatgtttattagcaatatttattaaaaacattaaactgaACTTTTGTTATTGATATTACAAACATAATAGTATTTTTAGGCAATTTGCTAAGACCATTTAATAGAAACTGAATAAATACTTGAGTTTTTTTATGGTCTTATAAAAATtacagtgtgattataaaataaagtgcaattaaataaataaaaatatttaaataaatatttgactaATTTGTTTTCTCAATAACTCTACATTGTAATGTTAAACCATAAATAGAACCTACATTTCTAATCTATTAATTtctatatatatcatttataatgaGACTATATATAATGTATAGAATGTTTGACAGAAACCAAGGGATACACACATTTTGGtgcaacattttgttttgttttaaatgtaaaatgtactaACCAGTGTTAAAAGTGTAAATCCAAACTATTTTATCTACTGGTTTTGCAAATATTATAGTTTTCTGAAATGTATATGAATATACAGTTTActaggggaaaacaataaatatgtaaaataaataaaactaaatagtaTATACAGTGCCTAAACAAAATCATCATACCCCTGCGAAATTTCTACTTTATTTGTCAcacagcctgaaatcaaatcatgttccaaataacttttccagcctttgaaatgGATCTGTAGCCTTCTCTGAACTTTGTAGCATTTCTACAACATTATCTCAAAGGTCTTTTGAAAGAAGGGTGTAATGTGAGTAAAGGTAAGATTTTCACAGGTTTCACAGGTTTGATGATTTTCTGTAGGCACtgtaattatgtatattttagtTTATAATAAGTATATAACTAAttagtatataaaatatacaattttatttattaattgtgtttttattgtttatttatggtaagttacacttttataaatgtaaacgtttgtaaaaataatttattcattcttaaAACTATAGTATTgaattatgatgataataataattgatataaaatataacaaatatatgtCTAAAAAATACACAGATATGTTTATGTGATTAGCTTTAGATGCTGTTGTGTACAGTTAATGTCAGttaagtgtttttgtgtgtgttgtagttCACTGTGGGAGCATCAGACAAACGGCCACAATAATCGGCATGAACAAAGAGTGTTTACGGACAGGAGACAAAGCTGCAGTTCACTTCCGCTTCATCAAGACCCCCGAATACTTGCATAGTGACCAGAGGCTCGTCTTCAGAGAGGGACGAACTAAAGCTGTGGGCTCCATCACAAAGGTCAGAGCTTTGAAACAGAAAAAGATGGAAaaatttcactcaaaaataaaatgcattttaaacaattaaatcatgcttatttttagtattattgaGATTAGATTTTTGTTATTATGACACTATCATTGtgacagttttattatttattttaaatataattatttatttatttccaccaccacctttatttattttattaaattatttctgCTGGGGTAATTAtagtaacactttattattacagtattaatgATGATGGCCAAATCGttaaatatttgtgtaaaaatatttgtagATACTggtttaaaaacacaaaagaatttgaacataaaagaagatattttgaagattgttggaaTCTGGTagccatagacttccatagtattgtttttattattattatggaagtcaatggctactgctttccaacattctttaaagtatcttcgttttttgtgttcaacagatgacagaattttgtcttaaacattatttacactgtaaaaaatgcaagatGTTGAACATAAGATAAGAtagtttaaagaatgttggaaactggtagccattgactttcatagtattgtttttatgattattatggaagtcaatcgtTAGTTTtccatcattctttaaaatatcttctttttttgtgttcaacagaagccaTAATTTTGTcttgaacattatttacactgtaaaaatgcaagaTGTTGAACATAAGAtagtttaaagaatgttggaaactggtagccattgactttcgtagtattgtttttatgattattattgaagtcagtggtttcTGTTTtccatcattctttaaaatatcttcttttttttgtgcttaacagaTGACCGAATTTTGTCGTAAACATTATTTccactgggttccacacagttccttcatgttgttccaacacaaattgattaagtttacTTCATAGTTTTGAccaattcaagtggattgaacataaaacaattagattatccccaaaaaaccttaagaattgtttagtttcaactcattttaaatgagtagtttgaaaaagcagtAAAAATCATTTTCTGTGtaaaattatattgtaataaaacggatcatctgaaaaataaaattgcTCTAATATCAATCCTACATGATAAAAGATAAAGTCTAGAAATAGGCTTCAATTTCTTCCTGCATAATGTATCATATTTCATTGAATTTGAAGAGGAAATGTGACATTTTCTTGACAGGCTTATTGAGAGCGTATTGGCTGACAT encodes the following:
- the gtpbp1l gene encoding GTP binding protein 1, like, with the protein product MAATESSLSPAVESVVPACMFAPDRGCAEDSPGAECSDARDDQNGEAEDHLDLTSKFALVSPTGEQYDCLQKQLRDRIEEGCGETIYVIGMGTDGGDYGLDERDMEASVATVQSLCEQVEADLILLRERMETAGRVRDYLIRRRVGEADFLEVRVAVVGNVDAGKSTLLGVLTHGELDNGRGFARQKLFRHKHEMESGRTSSVGNDILGFDQEGQVVNKPDSHGGSLDWTKICERSSKVITFIDLAGHEKYLKTTVFGMTGHLPDFCMLMVGSNAGIVGMTKEHLGLALALNVPVFVVVTKIDMCPANILQETLKLLQRLLKSPGCRKIPVLVQNKDDVIVTASNFSSERMCPIFQISNVTGENMDLLKMFLNLLSPRTSYKDDEPPEFQIDDTYSVPGVGTVVSGTTLRGLIRLNDTLLLGPDPLGVFLPIAVKSIHRKRMPVKEVRGGQTASFSLKKIKRSSIRKGMVMVSPRLNPQACWEFEAEILVLHHPTTISPRYQAMVHCGSIRQTATIIGMNKECLRTGDKAAVHFRFIKTPEYLHSDQRLVFREGRTKAVGSITKLLQSKPQAKMQSSKKPPSQVEASSSPVDENTHTGGSPQTGQLPKSGGSGRRRGGHRHKGKSALSSTASTTPATGVTAN